A genome region from Phalacrocorax carbo chromosome 27, bPhaCar2.1, whole genome shotgun sequence includes the following:
- the NEMP1 gene encoding nuclear envelope integral membrane protein 1 isoform X2, translating into MKPAPGRRRLLGALVLLLLSPLLGGVDARDSVIPLQEGHVYHLSASHHFCYTNTRVPQWHDIWTRMQIRVNSSQMIRVTQVDSEEDLEEWNMWNIIFSFLKEKLNDTSIDVDLYSNKTCLKVELLEAGTTYCIVLFRRFDPKLFLVFFLGLLLFFCGDMLSRSQLFYYSAGISFGLLASLLILVYMMSRVMPKKSPVYFLLVGGWSFSLYLLQLVFKNLREICKFYWQYLLGYLLLMGFVSFGVCYRYGPLENERSINLLSWALQLLGLLLMYAGIQIHPIALVLVVIAICTKNLDYPLQWAFAAYRRVQSARPKPNAPRLLTEEEYRIQGEMETRKALEELRSYCKSPDFSAWTVVSRIQSPKRFADFVSGACHVTPNEVSVHEREYSLDGIFFEDQLFEEEEEDEDDNSFDRNHMTYSHNHLDAD; encoded by the exons ATGAAACCGGctccggggcggcggcggctcctggGGGCGCtcgtgctgctgcttctgtcgCCGCTGCTGGGGGGTGTAG ATGCCAGGGATTCGGTCATCCCACTCCAGGAGGGCCACGTGTACCATCTCTCAGCTTCTCACCACTTCTGCTATACCAACACACGCGTCCCGCAATGGCACGACATATGGACCAGGATGCAG ATCCGGGTCAACAGCAGCCAGATGATCCGAGTGACCCAGGTGGACAGCGAGGAGGACCTGGAGGAGTGGAACATGTGGAACATCATTTTTTCGTTCCTGAAGGAGAAGCTGAATGACACCAGCATCGATGTGGATCTCTACAGCAACAAAACGTGCCTGAAGGTTGAGCTGCTGGAGGCCGGCACCACATACTGCATTGTCCTCTTCCGAC GCTTTGACCCTAAGCTGttcctggttttcttcctcGGCCTGTTGTTGTTCTTCTGTGGGGACATGCTGAGCAG GAGCCAACTCTTCTACTACTCGGCTGGGattagttttggtttgttggcCTCGCTGCTCATCCTTGTCTACATGATGTCCAGGGTCATGCCCAAG AAAAGTCCTGTTTACTTCCTGCTGGTAGGAGGCTGGTCCTTTTCCCTGTACCTGCTTCAGTTGGTCTTCAAGAACCTACGGGAGATATGCAAGTTCTACTGGCAGTACCTCCTAG GCTACCTGCTGCTCATGGGCTTCGTGAGCTTTGGTGTGTGCTACAGGTATGGCCCACTGGAGAATGAGCGCAGCATCAACCTCCTCTCCTGggccctgcagctcctggggctgTTGCTGATGTACGCAGGCATCCAGATCCATCCCATTGCCTTGGTCTTGGTGGTCATCGCCATCTGCACCAAGAACCTGGACTACCCTCTGCAGTGGGCCTTTGCTGCCTACAG gaGAGTGCAGAGTGCCAGGCCCAAGCCAAACGCGCCTCGCCTGCTAACGGAGGAGGAGTACCGGATCCAAGGCGAGATGGAGACGCGCAAGGCCCTTGAAGAGCTTCGAAGTTACTGCAAAAGCCCCGATTTCTCTGCCTGGACAGTAGTCTCCCGCATCCAGTCTCCCAAAAG GTTTGCTGACTTTGTGAGTGGTGCTTGTCATGTCACCCCCAACGAGGTCTCTGTCCACGAGCGGGAGTATAGCCTGGATGGCATCTTCTTTGAGGATCAGCTctttgaggaggaagaggaggatgaggatgacAACTCCTTTGACAGGAATCACATGACTTACTCCCACAACCACCTGGATGCTGATTGA
- the NEMP1 gene encoding nuclear envelope integral membrane protein 1 isoform X1: MKPAPGRRRLLGALVLLLLSPLLGGVDARDSVIPLQEGHVYHLSASHHFCYTNTRVPQWHDIWTRMQIRVNSSQMIRVTQVDSEEDLEEWNMWNIIFSFLKEKLNDTSIDVDLYSNKTCLKVELLEAGTTYCIVLFRRFDPKLFLVFFLGLLLFFCGDMLSRSQLFYYSAGISFGLLASLLILVYMMSRVMPKKSPVYFLLVGGWSFSLYLLQLVFKNLREICKFYWQYLLGYLLLMGFVSFGVCYRYGPLENERSINLLSWALQLLGLLLMYAGIQIHPIALVLVVIAICTKNLDYPLQWAFAAYSRRVQSARPKPNAPRLLTEEEYRIQGEMETRKALEELRSYCKSPDFSAWTVVSRIQSPKRFADFVSGACHVTPNEVSVHEREYSLDGIFFEDQLFEEEEEDEDDNSFDRNHMTYSHNHLDAD; the protein is encoded by the exons ATGAAACCGGctccggggcggcggcggctcctggGGGCGCtcgtgctgctgcttctgtcgCCGCTGCTGGGGGGTGTAG ATGCCAGGGATTCGGTCATCCCACTCCAGGAGGGCCACGTGTACCATCTCTCAGCTTCTCACCACTTCTGCTATACCAACACACGCGTCCCGCAATGGCACGACATATGGACCAGGATGCAG ATCCGGGTCAACAGCAGCCAGATGATCCGAGTGACCCAGGTGGACAGCGAGGAGGACCTGGAGGAGTGGAACATGTGGAACATCATTTTTTCGTTCCTGAAGGAGAAGCTGAATGACACCAGCATCGATGTGGATCTCTACAGCAACAAAACGTGCCTGAAGGTTGAGCTGCTGGAGGCCGGCACCACATACTGCATTGTCCTCTTCCGAC GCTTTGACCCTAAGCTGttcctggttttcttcctcGGCCTGTTGTTGTTCTTCTGTGGGGACATGCTGAGCAG GAGCCAACTCTTCTACTACTCGGCTGGGattagttttggtttgttggcCTCGCTGCTCATCCTTGTCTACATGATGTCCAGGGTCATGCCCAAG AAAAGTCCTGTTTACTTCCTGCTGGTAGGAGGCTGGTCCTTTTCCCTGTACCTGCTTCAGTTGGTCTTCAAGAACCTACGGGAGATATGCAAGTTCTACTGGCAGTACCTCCTAG GCTACCTGCTGCTCATGGGCTTCGTGAGCTTTGGTGTGTGCTACAGGTATGGCCCACTGGAGAATGAGCGCAGCATCAACCTCCTCTCCTGggccctgcagctcctggggctgTTGCTGATGTACGCAGGCATCCAGATCCATCCCATTGCCTTGGTCTTGGTGGTCATCGCCATCTGCACCAAGAACCTGGACTACCCTCTGCAGTGGGCCTTTGCTGCCTACAG caggaGAGTGCAGAGTGCCAGGCCCAAGCCAAACGCGCCTCGCCTGCTAACGGAGGAGGAGTACCGGATCCAAGGCGAGATGGAGACGCGCAAGGCCCTTGAAGAGCTTCGAAGTTACTGCAAAAGCCCCGATTTCTCTGCCTGGACAGTAGTCTCCCGCATCCAGTCTCCCAAAAG GTTTGCTGACTTTGTGAGTGGTGCTTGTCATGTCACCCCCAACGAGGTCTCTGTCCACGAGCGGGAGTATAGCCTGGATGGCATCTTCTTTGAGGATCAGCTctttgaggaggaagaggaggatgaggatgacAACTCCTTTGACAGGAATCACATGACTTACTCCCACAACCACCTGGATGCTGATTGA
- the NEMP1 gene encoding nuclear envelope integral membrane protein 1 isoform X3 yields MGPLWASGALFILGDARDSVIPLQEGHVYHLSASHHFCYTNTRVPQWHDIWTRMQIRVNSSQMIRVTQVDSEEDLEEWNMWNIIFSFLKEKLNDTSIDVDLYSNKTCLKVELLEAGTTYCIVLFRRFDPKLFLVFFLGLLLFFCGDMLSRSQLFYYSAGISFGLLASLLILVYMMSRVMPKKSPVYFLLVGGWSFSLYLLQLVFKNLREICKFYWQYLLGYLLLMGFVSFGVCYRYGPLENERSINLLSWALQLLGLLLMYAGIQIHPIALVLVVIAICTKNLDYPLQWAFAAYSRRVQSARPKPNAPRLLTEEEYRIQGEMETRKALEELRSYCKSPDFSAWTVVSRIQSPKRFADFVSGACHVTPNEVSVHEREYSLDGIFFEDQLFEEEEEDEDDNSFDRNHMTYSHNHLDAD; encoded by the exons ATGGGCCCTCTGTGGGCTTCGGGAGCCCTCTTCATCTTGGGGG ATGCCAGGGATTCGGTCATCCCACTCCAGGAGGGCCACGTGTACCATCTCTCAGCTTCTCACCACTTCTGCTATACCAACACACGCGTCCCGCAATGGCACGACATATGGACCAGGATGCAG ATCCGGGTCAACAGCAGCCAGATGATCCGAGTGACCCAGGTGGACAGCGAGGAGGACCTGGAGGAGTGGAACATGTGGAACATCATTTTTTCGTTCCTGAAGGAGAAGCTGAATGACACCAGCATCGATGTGGATCTCTACAGCAACAAAACGTGCCTGAAGGTTGAGCTGCTGGAGGCCGGCACCACATACTGCATTGTCCTCTTCCGAC GCTTTGACCCTAAGCTGttcctggttttcttcctcGGCCTGTTGTTGTTCTTCTGTGGGGACATGCTGAGCAG GAGCCAACTCTTCTACTACTCGGCTGGGattagttttggtttgttggcCTCGCTGCTCATCCTTGTCTACATGATGTCCAGGGTCATGCCCAAG AAAAGTCCTGTTTACTTCCTGCTGGTAGGAGGCTGGTCCTTTTCCCTGTACCTGCTTCAGTTGGTCTTCAAGAACCTACGGGAGATATGCAAGTTCTACTGGCAGTACCTCCTAG GCTACCTGCTGCTCATGGGCTTCGTGAGCTTTGGTGTGTGCTACAGGTATGGCCCACTGGAGAATGAGCGCAGCATCAACCTCCTCTCCTGggccctgcagctcctggggctgTTGCTGATGTACGCAGGCATCCAGATCCATCCCATTGCCTTGGTCTTGGTGGTCATCGCCATCTGCACCAAGAACCTGGACTACCCTCTGCAGTGGGCCTTTGCTGCCTACAG caggaGAGTGCAGAGTGCCAGGCCCAAGCCAAACGCGCCTCGCCTGCTAACGGAGGAGGAGTACCGGATCCAAGGCGAGATGGAGACGCGCAAGGCCCTTGAAGAGCTTCGAAGTTACTGCAAAAGCCCCGATTTCTCTGCCTGGACAGTAGTCTCCCGCATCCAGTCTCCCAAAAG GTTTGCTGACTTTGTGAGTGGTGCTTGTCATGTCACCCCCAACGAGGTCTCTGTCCACGAGCGGGAGTATAGCCTGGATGGCATCTTCTTTGAGGATCAGCTctttgaggaggaagaggaggatgaggatgacAACTCCTTTGACAGGAATCACATGACTTACTCCCACAACCACCTGGATGCTGATTGA